In Gammaproteobacteria bacterium, the sequence GTCCGCATTATTCACATCACCAATAGGTAAGTCGAATTCAACATTGAAGTGTATCCCAACGTTAACCTAGAAGAAGATCGCCGTTATGGCATCTGTTTAGCCGAATTCAGTCTCGATCGAGAAATTCCCCTTCCCGTTGGGAAGTGGCAATTATCGATAGCTGTTGGAATGGTACCTTCAATAAGGTAGGTAATCATTTATCGCGCAGTTAGGTCGAGAATTACTTTTACCCGAGTGTCCACCTTCGTTCGATCCAGGTAACCTACCGCTCCAGGGGTGCTACTAATAAAGTTGAGTAGATCCTCGGTGCTGCGCGCTTGGCGGGGCGGTACGATCCTGCCGGAAAATTGAAGTCGTGCCCAATAAGAATTGATGTCGGATAATTCTTTATTAACCAGCAGATGATAAAAATTCGCCTTTTCGGGTTGATCAGCCGGTAGATCTATTGGTTGCGCAGATATGCCTGATGGCAATTGACGAAAACGGCCCAGAAAGATATTGATCACGTCTTCACGATTCAACTTATCGATACCGCTCCCCGGATGGATGATGACTACCACTTCAGAGGCATTCACCATCGAATACACGAGAAGTAGAAAGGAGAGTAACAGGGGGATGTAACGATTCGACATGGGTAGTTGAGACGAAGTCCAATGTTCGTTCCAGGTAACTGAGTAACTGACGCTTAACGCCTCTTTAGATTACGCAATATCCGCTCGGCGGGAAGGTCTTAGATAATCTAACGGAGGCAACGGAAGTCCAACCGAAATGACGCGATCGGCTTTAAAAACAGGGTAAATGCCATACATAAAATATAGTTGAAGGGCGTAGGTTGGATCGACGAAGGGGGTTCAACACCACCGCTGTCGTGAAAATTGGCTCTAATCGTACCACACATTGATGTTGGGTTTCCCTCGTCAACCCGGCCTACGTGTTATTCCTATCAATTATTCCTAATCATAATATTAGTGCCAGATAAGATAACCCAAGTTGCTACCTACATTGAGTAATTTTTTGATCGCCCTCCCCCCAATCCCCTCCCGTTGAGAGGGGGAGAAAACAACGCCAGCCATTGATATTGGCCACTAGAGCTGAATATCCTCACTCCCCCTCCCAATGGGAGGGGGTTGG encodes:
- a CDS encoding conserved hypothetical protein (Evidence 4 : Unknown function but conserved in other organisms) codes for the protein MSNRYIPLLLSFLLLVYSMVNASEVVVIIHPGSGIDKLNREDVINIFLGRFRQLPSGISAQPIDLPADQPEKANFYHLLVNKELSDINSYWARLQFSGRIVPPRQARSTEDLLNFISSTPGAVGYLDRTKVDTRVKVILDLTAR